One Solanum lycopersicum chromosome 2, SLM_r2.1 genomic region harbors:
- the LOC101258120 gene encoding UDP-glycosyltransferase 43 has protein sequence MKRGKVVFISTPALGNIVPIIEFAKVFTQKNKNISATILLINIPQRPLVQSYIDSLTTAATGNIHFLSLPVADPPSLDQFDATIGFLSLLIQNHTLQVKNALIDLISDSDSGQVVGFFIDMFCTSFIDVAKELNIPCYLYFASPATFLSFMLHLPILDAQVSTNIEYKDSANDFNILGFSNPVPIKCFPSFMLKRHIDGYSWFLHHAKRYKETKGIIVNTFQELEPYCLNSLVHTTTSHVVPPIYPIGPVVDHNGPAQWHQDSWGHENVMKWLDNQEPSSVIFLSFGSMGSLKDSQVMEIAKGLEKAGHPFLWAIREAPKDKRELPNDYTNLEEILPNGFLESTKGRGLVCGLVPQVTILAHKAIGGFVSHCGWNSILESLYYGVPIGTWPIYAEQHLNAFELVKELDLAVEITMDYRDGTTLVSSEEVAKGVKKLMDGDGDGEVRQKFKKMSEKCKDVWKENGSSSNFLGHLIDELMAVI, from the coding sequence ATGAAAAGAGGAAAGGTAGTGTTCATTTCAACACCAGCACTTGGCAACATTGTTCCAATTATTGAGTTTGCTAAAGTCTTCactcaaaaaaacaaaaatatttcagCCACCATACTCTTAATTAACATCCCTCAAAGACCACTTGTCCAATCCTATATTGACTCTCTCACCACCGCCGCCACCGGAAACATCCATTTCCTCTCCCTCCCCGTGGCGGATCCACCATCGCTCGATCAATTCGACGCAACTATAGGCTTTTTATCGCTATTAATACAAAATCACACGTTACAAGTCAAAAATGCACTTATTGACCTTATTTCAGACTCGGACTCGGGGCAAGTTGTTGGATTCTTTATTGACATGTTTTGTACATCTTTTATTGATGTAGCTAAGGAACTAAACATCCCATGTTATCTCTACTTTGCTTCCCCTGCTACTTTCTTGAGCTTCATGTTGCATCTCCCAATATTAGATGCTCAAGTTAGTACTAATATTGAGTACAAAGATTCAGCCAATGATTTCAACATTCTTGGTTTTTCCAATCCTGTCCCTATCAAATGTTTCCCTTCATTCATGCTAAAAAGACATATAGATGGTTATTCTTGGTTCCTACATCATGCAAAAAGGTACAAAGAAACAAAGGGTATTATTGTCAACACGTTTCAAGAACTTGAACCATATTGCTTAAACTCATTAGTACATACTACAACTAGTCATGTTGTACCACCAATTTATCCAATTGGACCTGTAGTGGATCATAATGGACCAGCTCAGTGGCATCAAGATTCTTGGGGTCATGAAAATGTTATGAAATGGCTTGATAATCAAGAACCATCATCAGTAATTTTCTTGAGTTTTGGAAGTATGGGAAGTCTTAAAGATTCACAAGTGATGGAAATAGCAAAAGGTTTGGAGAAAGCAGGACACCCTTTTTTGTGGGCAATTAGAGAAGCACCGAAGGATAAAAGAGAACTTCCAAATGATTATACAAACTTAGAGGAAATTTTACCTAATGGGTTTTTAGAATCAACAAAAGGGAGAGGGCTAGTGTGTGGGTTGGTCCCACAAGTTACAATCTTGGCCCATAAGGCTATCGGAGGATTTGTGTCACACTGTGGTTGGAATTCGATTCTCGAAAGTTTATATTACGGAGTGCCAATTGGTACATGGCCAATATATGCAGAGCAACACTTGAATGCATTTGAGTTGGTGAAAGAGTTGGATTTGGCTGTGGAAATCACAATGGATTATAGAGATGGCACCACATTGGTTTCATCAGAGGAAGTGGCAAAAGGggttaaaaaattaatggatggtgatggtgatggtgaggTGAGACAAAAGTTCAAGAAAATGAGTGAGAAATGCAAGGATGTTTGGAAGGAAAATGGCTCATCTTCTAATTTTCTTGGACACTTGATTGATGAATTAATGGCTGTGATTTGA
- the LOC101257034 gene encoding proteasome subunit alpha type-4, with protein MSRRYDSRTTIFSPEGRLYQVEYAMEAIGNAGSAIGILSKDGVVLVGEKKVTSKLLQTSTSSEKMYKIDDHVACAVAGIMSDANILINTARFQAQRYTFAYQEPMPVEQLVQSLCDTKQGYTQFGGLRPFGVSFLFAGWDKNYGFQLYMSDPSGNYGGWKAAAIGANNQAAQSILKQDYKDDITREEAVQLALKVLGKTMDSTSLTSEKLELAEVFLSNGKVKYQACSPETLNKMLVSAGLTQPTVEE; from the coding sequence atgtcacGAAGGTATGATAGCCGAACAACAATCTTCTCCCCAGAAGGTCGTCTCTACCAAGTTGAGTACGCAATGGAGGCTATTGGAAATGCAGGTAGTGCTATAGGCATCTTGTCCAAGGATGGGGTGGTGTTGGTAGGTGAAAAGAAAGTTACATCTAAGCTGCTTCAGACCTCTACTTCAAGTGAGAAGATGTACAAGATCGATGATCATGTGGCATGCGCTGTAGCTGGAATTATGTCTGATGCCAACATTCTGATCAACACAGCCAGGTTTCAGGCTCAGCGCTATACGTTCGCTTATCAAGAACCCATGCCAGTTGAGCAACTTGTCCAGTCACTATGTGATACCAAGCAAGGTTACACACAGTTTGGTGGGCTTCGCCCTTTTGGTGTTTCATTTCTCTTTGCAGGTTGGGATAAAAACTATGGCTTCCAACTTTACATGAGCGACCCAAGTGGAAATTACGGTGGTTGGAAAGCCGCAGCAATTGGAGCAAACAACCAGGCAGCTCAATCAATTCTTAAGCAGGATTACAAGGATGATATCACAAGGGAAGAGGCCGTTCAACTTGCTCTTAAAGTGCTTGGTAAGACAATGGACAGCACTAGCCTCACTTCGGAGAAACTTGAACTTGCTGAGGTATTTCTCTCTAACGGGAAAGTCAAGTATCAAGCATGCTCTCCCGAAACTCTGAACAAAATGTTGGTGAGTGCTGGACTGACTCAACCTACAGTAGAAGAATAG
- the HSD2 gene encoding 3beta-hydroxysteroid-dehydrogenase/decarboxylase, whose protein sequence is MGEEKWCVVTGGRGFAARHLVEMLIRYEIYHVRIGDLGPTIKLEPHEEKGILGEALKSGRAVYVSMDLLNKSQVFKACEGAEVVFHMAAPDSSINNHKLHYSVNVQGTQNIIDACVELKVKRLIYTSSPSVVFDGVTGILDGDESLPYPAKHNDSYSATKAEGEALVMKSNGTKGLLTCCIRPSSIFGPGDRLLVPSLVAAARAGKSKFIIGDGNNLYDFTYVENVAHAHVCAERALASGGTAAEKAAGNAYFITNTESIKFWEFVSLILEGLGYDRPSIKIPAPVMMPIAHLVELTYKLLAPYGMKVPQLTPSRIRLLSMSRTFSSSKASDQLGYAPIVTLQEGIRRTIESYPHLRAEHGSGKDGPKSSASLKRFFLLVIFFLLILSVLGIISPWSFFVIGILAAFVVFLIFDKSKKN, encoded by the exons ATGGGTGAAGAAAAATGGTGTGTGGTGACCGGCGGAAGAGGCTTTGCTGCTCGACATTTAGTCGAAATGCTCATCCGCTACGAAATTTATCATGTACGCATTGGTGATTTGGGGCCAACCATTAAACTTGAGCCTCATGAGGAAAAGGGTATTCTTGGAGAAGCCCTCAAATCTGGTCGTGCTGTATATGTATCCATGGATCTTCTTAACAAGTCCCAAGTGTTCAAAG CTTGTGAAGGAGCTGAGGTTGTTTTCCACATGGCTGCTCCAGATTCATCGATCAACAACCACAAGCTCCACTATTCAGTTAATGTGCAAG GAACCCAGAATATAATTGATGCTTGCGTTGAGCTGAAAGTGAAAAGACTTATTTACACCAGCTCTCCCAGTGTGGTGTTTGATGGAGTTACTGGAATTCTAGATGGGGATGAATCACTGCCATATCCTGCGAAG CATAATGATTCCTACTCTGCAACTAAAGCTGAAGGAGAGGCACTTGTAATGAAGTCAAATGGTACTAAAGGCCTGCTGACATGCTGCATTAGACCTAGCAGTATTTTTGGCCCTGGTGATAGGTTGCTAGTTCCTTCACTAGTCGCGGCTGCAAGGGCTGGAAAATCTAAG TTCATTATTGGCGACGGAAATAACCTGTATGATTTCACTTACGTGGAGAATGTGGCACATGCACATGTGTGTGCGGAACGAGCTCTAGCATCAGGAGGAACAGCAGCAGAGAAAGCTGCTGGGAAC gcttatttcatcacaaacACGGAGTCCATTAAGTTTTGGGAGTTCGTATCACTTATTCTTGAAGGTCTTGGCTATGACAG GCCAAGTATTAAGATTCCTGCACCTGTTATGATGCCAATTGCACATTTGGTGGAACTGACTTATAAGCTGTTAGCACCTTATGGAATGAAGGTCCCACAGTTGACTCCTTCGAGAATAAGACTTCTCTCTATGAGCAGAACATTTAGTAGTTCAAAAGCAAGTGACCAACTAGGATACGCACCTATCGTCACTCTTCAG GAGGGCATAAGGAGGACCATTGAATCCTATCCACATCTGAGAGCTGAACACGGGTCGGGAAAGGATGGTCCTAAATCATCTGCATCTCTTAAACGGTTTTTCCTCCTG GTGattttctttctattaattCTAAGCGTACTTGGGATCATTTCACCATGGAGTTTTTTCGTCATAG GAATCTTAGCTGCCTTTGTTGTGTTCTTGATATTTGACAAAAGCAAGAAGAATTAG
- the LOC101256149 gene encoding acyltransferase Pun1-like: MAFALLSSPSLVSVCDKTFIKPFSLTPPTLRYHKLSYIDQFYSNLYIPLAFFYPKVQQREENELSHIAHLLQTSLSKTLVSYYPYAGKLRDNATIDCNDMGAEFLSVRINCTMSEILDHPDASQAESIVFPKALPWANNYEGGNLLVAQVSKFDCGGIAISLCLAHKIGDGTSMLNFVNDWSRMTHSPMTTTLAPKFVGDSVFSSNNYSPIITPQMLSDVSECVQKRIIFPTAKLDALRAKVAAESGVENPTRAEVVSALLFKCAIKAASSTTTSMRPSKFVHLLNVRSMLKSRLPQSTIGNILSSFSTTATKEEDIELPALVRSLRKEVEEAYKKDHVEQNEFMLEVVESMRKGKKPYDDEYENVYSCSNLCRFPLYKVDFGLGKPERVSLPNGPFKNFFFLKDYKIGKGVDARVMLDKQHMSKFERDEELLDLIS, from the exons ATGGCTTTTGCATTATTATCATCACCATCACTTGTTTCAGTTTGTGACAAAACCTTTATCAAACCTTTTTCTCTCACCCCTCCTACTCTTAGATACCACAAACTCTCTTACATTGATCAATTCTATAGCAATTTGTATATTCCTTTGGCATTTTTTTACCCTAAAGTACAACAAAGAGAGGAGAATGAACTATCCCATATAGCACACTTGCTACAAACATCTCTATCAAAAACTCTAGTCTCTTACTATCCTTATGCTGGAAAATTGAGAGACAATGCTACTATTGATTGTAACGATATGGGAGCTGAGTTTTTGAGTGTTCGAATAAATTGTACCATGTCTGAAATACTTGATCATCCTGATGCATCTCAAGCAGAGAGTATTGTTTTTCCCAAGGCCTTGCCTTGGGCGAATAACTATGAAGGTGGTAATTTACTTGTGGCACAAGTAAGTAAGTTTGATTGTGGGGGAATAGCTATCAGTTTGTGCTTAGCGCACAAGATTGGTGATGGAACCTCTATGCTTAATTTCGTTAATGATTGGTCTCGTATGACTCATAGTCCTATGACAACAACTTTGGCTCCTAAATTTGTAGGAGATTCTGTTTTCTCGTCAAATAACTATAGTCCTATTATTACGCCACAAATGTTGTCTGATGTCAGTGAGTGTGTAcaaaaaagaatcatttttcCTACAGCCAAGTTAGACGCACTTCGAGCTAAG GTAGCAGCAGAATCAGGAGTAGAAAATCCAACTAGGGCTGAAGTGGTGAGCGCGCTACTTTTCAAATGTGCAATTAAGGCAGCATCAAGTACAACTACTTCAATGCGTCCATCAAAGTTTGTTCACCTTTTGAACGTACGTAGTATGCTGAAATCTCGTCTACCTCAAAGTACCATTGGGAATATCTTGTCCAGTTTCTCGACAACAGCAACTAAGGAAGAAGACATTGAGTTGCCGGCGTTGGTTCGTAGTTTAAGGAAGGAAGTTGAGGAGGCGTACAAGAAAGATCATGTGGAACAAAATGAATTTATGTTAGAAGTAGTAGAATCAATGagaaaagggaaaaaaccatatgatgatgaatatgagaatgtgtattctTGTAGTAATCTTTGTAGATTTCCATTGTATAAAGTGGATTTTGGATTGGGAAAACCTGAAAGAGTTAGTTTACCAAATGGTCCGTTCaagaattttttcttcttgaaagatTACAAAATTGGTAAAGGTGTGGATGCGCGGGTAATGTTGGACAAACAACATATGTCTAAATTTGAACGCGATGAGGAGCTTCTTGACCTTATTTCCTAG
- the LOC101255851 gene encoding acyltransferase Pun1, whose translation MAFASLSSPSLVSVCDKTFIKPSSLTPPTLKYHKLSYIDQFYSNMYIPLAFFYPKVQQREESTDNELSQIAHLLQTSLSKTLVFYYPYAGKLRDNATIDCNDMGAEFLSVRINCTMFEILNHPDASQAESIVFPKDLPWANNYEGGNLLVAQVSKFDCGGIAISVCLAHKIGDGTSALNFVNDWSRMTLSPMTTTLSPKFVGDSIFSSNKYSPIITPQMLSDVSECVQKRIIFPTTKLDALRAKVAAESGVENPTRAEVVSALLFKCAIKATSSTTTSMRPSKFVHLLNVRSMLKSRLPQSTIGNILSSFTTTATKEEDIELPTLVRSLRKGVEEAHKKDHVEQNEMMLEVVESMRKGKKPYDDDYENVYSCCNLCKFPLYKVDFGWGKPERVSLPNGPFKNFFFLNDYKIGEGVDARVMLDKQHMSEFERDEELLDLIS comes from the exons ATGGCTTTTGCATCATTATCATCACCATCGCTTGTTTCAGTTTGTGACAAAACCTTTATTAAACCTTCTTCTCTCACCCCTCCTACTCTTAAATACCACAAACTATCTTACATTGATCAATTCTATAGCAATATGTATATTCCTTTGGCATTTTTTTACCCTAAAGTACAACAAAGAGAGGAGTCAACTGATAATGAACTATCCCAAATAGCACACTTGCTACAAACATCTCTATCAAAAACTCTAGTCTTTTACTATCCTTATGCTGGAAAATTGAGAGACAATGCTACTATTGATTGTAACGATATGGGAGCTGAGTTTTTAAGTGTTCGAATAAATTGTACCATGTTTGAAATACTCAATCATCCTGATGCATCTCAAGCAGAGAGTATAGTTTTTCCCAAGGACTTGCCTTGGGCGAATAACTATGAAGGTGGTAATTTACTTGTTGCGCAAGTAAGTAAGTTTGATTGTGGGGGAATAGCTATCAGTGTGTGCTTAGCGCACAAGATTGGTGATGGAACCTCTGCGCTTAATTTCGTTAATGATTGGTCTCGTATGACTCTTAGTCCTATGACAACTACCTTGTCTCCTAAATTTGTAGGAGATTCTATTTTCTCGTCAAATAAGTATAGTCCTATTATTACGCCACAAATGTTGTCTGATGTCAGTGAATGTGTAcaaaaaagaatcatttttcCTACAACCAAGTTAGACGCACTTCGAGCTAAG GTAGCAGCAGAATCGGGAGTAGAAAATCCAACTAGGGCTGAAGTGGTGAGCGCGCTACTTTTCAAATGTGCAATTAAGGCAACATCAAGTACAACTACTTCAATGCGTCCATCAAAGTTTGTTCACCTTTTGAACGTACGTAGTATGCTGAAATCTCGTCTACCTCAAAGTACCATTGGGAATATCTTGTCCAGTTTCACCACAACAGCAACTAAGGAAGAAGACATTGAGTTGCCAACGTTGGTTCGTAGTTTAAGGAAGGGAGTTGAGGAGGCGCACAAGAAAGATCATGTGGAACAAAATGAAATGATGTTAGAAGTAGTGGAATCGATGagaaaagggaaaaaaccatatgatgatgattatgagaatgtgtattctTGTTGTAATCTTTGTAAATTTCCATTGTATAAAGTGGATTTTGGATGGGGAAAACCTGAAAGAGTTAGTTTACCAAATGGTCCGTTCaagaattttttcttcttgaatgATTACAAAATTGGTGAAGGTGTGGATGCGCGGGTAATGTTGGACAAACAACATATGTCTGAATTTGAACGCGATGAGGAGCTTCTTGACCTTATTTCCTAG
- the LOC101255552 gene encoding acyltransferase Pun1-like, whose product MAFALLSSPSLVSVCDKTFIKPSSLTPPTLRYHKLSYIDQFHSNMYIPLAFFYPKVQQREESTDNELSHIVHLLQTSLSKTLVSYYPYAGKLRDNAIVDCNDMGAEFLSVRINCTMSEILDHPDASQAESIVFPKDLPWANNYEGGNLLVAQVSKFDCGGIAISVCLSHKIGDGTSVLNFVNDWSRMTYSPMTTTLAPKFVGDSVFSANNYSPIIAPQMLSNVSECVQKRIIFHKIKLDALRAKVAAESGVENPTRAEVVSAILFRCAIKAASSTTSSMVPSKFVHFLNVRSMMKCRPSAIGNILSIFSTTATKEEDIELPTLVHNLRKGVEKSYKKDQVEQNELILEVVESMRKGKKPFDEEYENVYSCSNVCRFPFYNVDFGWGKPERVGLPNGPFKNLFFLKDLKIGQGVDARVMLQKQHMSEFERDEELLELIS is encoded by the exons ATGGCTTTTGCATTATTATCATCACCATCACTTGTTTCAGTTTGTGACAAAACCTTTATCAAACCTTCTTCTCTCACCCCACCAACTCTTAGATACCACAAACTCTCTTACATTGATCAATTCCATAGTAATATGTATATTCCTTTGGCATTTTTTTACCCTAAAGTACAACAAAGAGAGGAGTCAACTGATAATGAACTATCCCATATAGTACACTTGCTACAAACATCTCTATCAAAAACTCTAGTCTCTTATTATCCTTACGCTGGAAAATTGAGAGACAATGCTATTGTTGATTGTAACGATATGGGAGCTGAGTTTTTGAGTGTTCGAATAAATTGTACCATGTCTGAAATACTTGATCATCCTGATGCATCTCAAGCAGAGAGTATAGTTTTTCCCAAGGACTTGCCTTGGGCGAATAACTATGAAGGTGGTAATTTACTTGTGGCACAAGTAAGTAAGTTTGATTGTGGGGGAATAGCTATCAGTGTGTGCTTATCACACAAGATTGGTGATGGAACCTCTGTGCTTAATTTCGTTAATGATTGGTCTCGTATGACATATAGTCCTATGACAACAACTTTGGCTCCTAAATTTGTAGGAGACTCTGTTTTCTCGGCAAATAATTACAGTCCTATTATTGCACCACAAATGTTGTCTAATGTCAGTGAATGTGTAcaaaaaagaatcatttttcataaaatcaagTTGGACGCACTTCGAGCTAAA GTAGCAGCAGAATCGGGAGTAGAAAATCCAACCAGGGCTGAAGTAGTGAGCGCGATACTTTTCAGATGTGCAATTAAGGCAGCATCAAGTACAACTAGTTCAATGGTTCCATCAAAGTTTGTTCACTTTTTAAACGTACGTAGTATGATGAAATGTCGTCCAAGTGCCATTGGGAATATCTTGTCGATTTTCTCGACAACAGCAACTAAGGAAGAAGACATTGAGTTACCAACATTGGTTCATAATTTAAGGAAGGGAGTTGAGAAGTCGTACAAGAAAGATCAAGTGGAACAAAATGAATTGATCTTAGAAGTAGTGGAATCGATGAGAAAAGGGAAGAAACCATTTGATGAGGaatatgagaatgtgtattctTGTAGTAATGTTTGTAGATTTCCATTTTATAATGTTGATTTTGGATGGGGAAAACCTGAAAGAGTTGGTTTACCAAATGGTCCTTTCAAGAATTTATTCTTCTTGAAAGATTTGAAGATTGGTCAAGGTGTGGATGCGCGGGTAATGTTGCAGAAGCAACATATGTCTGAATTTGAACGCGATGAGGAGCTCCTTGAACTTATTTCCTAA